The proteins below are encoded in one region of Telopea speciosissima isolate NSW1024214 ecotype Mountain lineage chromosome 10, Tspe_v1, whole genome shotgun sequence:
- the LOC122643507 gene encoding uncharacterized protein LOC122643507: MGNRPVLDYEELERLIQNSIDPAYRLAIRRVYRKPYLDYVDNIDLERNWKIPEFTKFLGEDNMSIIEHIARFTVQCGNLGANDAVKLRLFLNSLIGSAFTWYFHLPANLVQNWQEMDELFHTQFYKTELETTIGDLAQMRQEPGETVDKFINHFKLAKYKCPTLLHEGEYAKMALGRLNLELKKWFAGQNFTDLGQLVIQAAPYEALLKEEEQCKASSIGTYYKEAASGSYLLLGAGEPKAVSFVDCEVEAAKITERKPYVCKALAKQARNDRQTEQAKPAPQRTFDPGVKYSFNISKAELIFDQLLQDKQIKLPPGHQIPASADLKDQRYYKWHNTRTHMTINCVVLCNALQKAITNGQIKFPEKEKGVMLVDEKSFSCQYVER, translated from the coding sequence ATGGGGAATAGACCAGTACTCGATTATGAGGAGTTGGAGCGCCTGATACAAAATAGCATAGACCCTGCTTATAGGTTAGCCATCCGGCGGGTTTATCGGAAGCCATACCTGGACTATGTTGACAATATTGACCTTGAGAGAAATTGGAAGATACCTGAGTTTACCAAGTTCTTGGGGGAGGACAATATGTCTATCATCGAGCACATTGCCCGGTTCACCGTACAATGTGGGAACTTAGGGGCAAATGATGCCGTGAAGCTTAGGCTTTTCCTCAACTCGTTGATTGGGTCAGCCTTTACATGGTATTTTCACTTACCAGCCAATTTGGTGCAGAATTGGCAGGAAATGGATGAGTTGTTCCATACACAGTTCTACAAGACCGAGCTCGAAACCACCATTGGGGATTTGGCTCAAATGCGCCAGGAACCGGGAGAGACGGTGGACAAATTCATCAACCATTTCAAACTTGCAAAGTATAAATGCCCGACCCTCTTGCATGAGGGCGAATACGCAAAAATGGCCCTTGGCAGGCTAAACCTTGAACTCAAAAAATGGTTTGCCGGCCAGAACTTCACGGACCTTGGCCAGTTAGTAATCCAGGCGGCACCTTACGAGGCACTGCTAAAGGAGGAAGAACAATGCAAAGCGTCCTCCATTGGGACTTACTATAAGGAGGCAGCCTCGGGCAGCTACCTGCTCCTAGGGGCCGGGGAGCCCAAAGCAGTTAGCTTCGTTGACTGTGAAGTTGAGGCGGCGAAAATAACTGAGAGAAAACCCTATGTCTGCAAGGCCTTGGCAAAGCAAGCCAGAAACGATCGTCAGACAGAGCAGGCCAAACCGGCCCCCCAACGGACTTTTGACCCAGGGGTAAAGTACTCTTTCAACATTTCAAAGGCCGAGCTTATCTTTGATCAGCTCTTACAGGATAAGCAAATCAAACTGCCACCGGGACACCAGATCCCCGCTAGTGCGGACTTGAAAGACCAAAGATATTATAAGTGGCATAATACTCGCACGCATATGACAATTAATTGTGTTGTTTTGTGTAATGCTTTGCAGAAGGCTATTACAAATGGGCAAATCAAGTTCCCcgagaaagaaaaaggggtgATGCTAGTTGATGAAAAATCCTTTTCCTGTCAATATGTTGAGCGCTGA